AGAAAGCTTACATTATTTGATCAAGGTCAGTCCACACTAAGTACAGCTGAGATCTATCACCTCCCAAGTCTGCATGTTTTTTAGTATAACCACTGCCTCCTCTATCATCATGATCCAGAACTGGAATAGAAGGTAAAATAATAGATGAATGTGAATAGTTCAATAAGGTGAAATATAGAACTGACATTTGATTAAATAGATCTCCCTTTCCCCAAGTCAGGGCTCTACTAAAATATAGAAGAATCCAAGCCTAAGTGTTTACTACACGGtaaaaatgtggggatccctacattttattttctcttaaacttGAGTCACAGGCTAAAAGAACAGCCTGTACTAATGGAATTGTACTAACTAGGACTATCCAGAGTAAGTTATAGCTTTTTGCCAGCTTTCTGTGCCAGTGACCTAGAAACTATTCCAAaacctatttttgtttcttagggGCTGAAATTTCAGTGAAACAGCCCAGCCAACTCTGACCCAGACTCTTCAAATTTAGAAATTAGTCCCCAAAGAAagggaatattaatttttattgtgacAGAGAATAACCTTCTCTTAGCCcaattataggaaaaaataactAACTCTGCAATGCCACACTTCTAAATACTTGCATTTATACCATGAAGATACAAGAGAAGTAGGCTTTCTTTAGTTATTCTTTAATCTCCAAAAAGGTTTTTTGGCTTATGGACACATACAAAATACATTAAGTATTTTGTAGAGCTAACATTGTATGccatacaatttaaaaaacacataaaataatactgtaaaaaagagaaatttgttgAAATACATTTGTTCGTAAAATAATATATGCACACATTAACTTGTGAggattcctaaaaacaaaaaattatctacttagtattttttttcttctcaagagTAGATTAACTACTGTACATCTCAAGTTGGAAGTACCCTAAGTCAGAGCTTATTATTAAATTATGATTCTTAGACTAATTTAAACGTGAAAAAATAAcccagattaaaaacaaaacaaaacctttaaggaaaaaaaaaaggggggcaagAAGACTCTACTGACCATCCCTAAGTGAGTGATTCCTAAGCAGATAAAATGACGGCTTTATTCTGATTGTGGGTTATTCTATCTTCCCTCATTTCTCAccgctttttaaaaaatactaccaaAGATGTGGGAAAGGACACATGGGAACATGTACCAAAGGGCTCACTTGACACGCACAAGACACGTCTGACATGTGACAGAAGTAAGCAGTAAAAGGCCGTGTAGGTGCCGTCAGGCGGGCATTTTATAAGTTGGGGCTCATGTTCATAGTCCTGCTGCCATCAACTCCCTACCTTGAATTAAAAGTATAcagcgggcagccccagtggcgcagcgggttagtgccgcctgcagcccggggtgtgatcctggagacccgggatcgagtcccacttcaggctccctgcatggagcctgcttctccctctgcctgtgtctctgcctctctctctctctctctctctctctctctctctctccctgtgtctctcatgaataaataaaatctttaaaaaaaaaaaaagtatgcagcAGACAATGGGATTGAAGAAACAGTTATTCTAATAAGAAAAAGTGCTGTGGCTGACCAGTGAAAATTTGGCAACAACTGTGCCTCTGATGGAAATTCTGAGGCCTTCTGCTTTGCTTCCCCACAGCATTTCCACGGTGTAAGGTGCTTTTACAGAGAACGTGCATTATctgatgtggatttttttttttttgagaagtgaAAAATTTCTCAAAGTGTTTATCATGAGAAGATAATAGGTTTACGGTGATTCTCCCATAAACAGACTGGGGTTACAGAAAAATACATTCTTGGGTTAGAACATGATCAACTTACTGATTAGATCAGTATTTTGGTTAACTATAAAAGTATACAAAACACAATGGCAAGAAAGTTTATATTTATGTACCTAACACCAGATCCTTGTATTTTTGAATAACATTTCTGATAGCCTATGGGGAGGCTGGAGATGTGAAAAAAGGGAAGGTTGGTTAAGAGTAATAATATAATATCTGGATCCACGTAACTGTGCCaacatcatcctttttttttttttaaagattttatttttatttattcacgagaatacacagagaggagagagaggcagagacacaggcagagggagagcagggagcccgacgtgggacccgatcccgagtctccaggatcacgccccgagctgaaggcaacgctaaaccgctgagccacccgggctgcccaacagcaTCCTTTCTCTCTTGTGGGATCCTCTTGGTCTTTTCCCCCCTTCCTAGATGACTCCTAATGTCCCTTCATCTCTCAAACTCTGTGATTATAGTGACTTGTTATAATGTTCATTTTTCAGGCTTCATTCCCACATGATTCATCAGAATGCTAGAAGAGAACCAGGACATTCGATTTCCACAGTTTGGAATAATACCTGCTTATTCAGCAGAACTTAAATCCTTTTTTGGAACAGAGAGACATATGAATAAAGTAAACTGACAACTGCAGCTATACCAGAAACCATAActgcattttgtgtgtgtgttttaagattttattcatttattcatgagagacagagagagagagacaggcagagggacacaggcagagggagaagcaggctccatgctaaaaGCTGGACgtgtgacttgatcccgggtctccaggatcacaccctgggctgaaggcaggcgccaaacccctgagccacccagggatcccctagaactGTATTTTGAATAGGAGGCAACAACCTATTGTTTCTGTTTGCAAAAGGTCAGTGCATTTTCTGTTGTTTCCAGAAACAAATTTGTTGTAGTCCTATCATtcatactaataaaaataactatctaTCATCCCCTATCAGGatccaaaaataaattaaggggGCTTACATAATATGGAATTgcataaataaaaagtgaacatTGAGAACAGGAAAATGAAACTAAAGAGCACACAAAATAAACCTGAAAGGCGGTCCTAGTAAATCACCATAAGATCCTGCATTATACCTGCTTCTAAGGCAAACCCAAGTGCGGCATCAGACCTTCCAGTGACCAATGTGAATGAGGGTGTCTACCTGACAATTACATAATCCatagagaaaataagatgaaagcaaAAGCTCAGAAATGCAGTCACTTGCAGTTGGAAGAAGCAAAATCTTCTGTTCAGGGGTCTTCATAGAGAACTGTGCCAATAGTAACTTTAGTAACTTTCCTTACACAGATGCAGTGGGTGGGTACACAGGGCTGGTCCTCAAGATGATTCTTACTCGAAAATGATGGCATCCCAGCTAAGCAGAGGGAAGCATTGTAGCGTGATGTTTAGGAGAGACTCCAGTACCTATACTGCCGGAGtacaaatcccagctctgctgtgtgaccttgggcaggttactctGACCTAGCTCAAATACCTACTTCTTTAACTGTGAGGTGGGGATGACAACAGCAATTTGCAAAGATCAAGCAAGTTAATAAGCATTGTATAATGTTAGCAATTATTAATGAAGAGCTTAGTAAAAGTAATTGGGGTGTGCACTGTCATAACACAATTCAGTATGTAGCTCTACACTGCTCTGACTCGATCCCATAGATTTTAGAACAGTGCTGTCTTTAGCACAGTGTTTAGCAAAAATCTGTGCTATTCAATACAATATCTTCTTGTGGCTACTAGAAACGTGGCtagttttgctttaaaatgtaaaatagagtTGGGTTTTAGGCTCAGATAACTGTGCTAATAaagaatttctaatttaatttaaataaccaggggatccctgggtggctcagtagtttagtcctgcctttggcctagggtgtgatactggagacccaggaacaagtcccacatcgggctccctgcatggatcctgcttctccctctacccgtgtctctgcctctctctctctctctgtctctcgttaataaataaataaaatctttaaaaaaatttaaataaccacaATAAGTGGTTACTGCACTGGACAGCATAGATACAGAAATTCCAGAAAGTTTGAATAGTACTGATCTATAAACATTTTCTAAGCAATATTCTGTAAATACCAtcataagttttttttgtttttttttttaagattttatttattttttcacgagagagagaggcagagacacaggcagagggagaaacaggctctatgcaaggagcccaatgtgggattcgatcccgggactccaggatcatgccctgggccaaaggcaggcactaaacccatgagccactcagggatccccccattgTAAGTTTTTGATGAGTATTTGGCAACAAGAACTCTGGATTGTATTCCTTGACATCTAACTGGAGTGTGACCACCTCTATTGCCCGGTAAATACAGCCCCTATGCCTTGGGCTGTGGACTTGTCTGTTTTTGATGTGCAAAGTCCAAGGTGACTGAATAGAATACCAGCCTATCTGTGCTGTGAGGGAAGGCAAGGAGGTATTTGTGGCAAGGCCAAGATCACCCCTAGAAAACTGCTTTGAAGCTACTTCAGAGTGCAAAGGAATGGCTTGACCCAAAGTTCTACTTTGCTCAGCACAGTTGGAATTGTTTGGacctgaaaaattttaaagggtaTTTTAACCAGATGCTggcctcttccccccacccccagtgttcTATTAACTTTGAGAAATGCTATTTCTTGGTGTATCccctaaaataaatgatttggaaAAGGTATACCAAGACAACTAAATAAGAGAAGCTGTAGTATGAATGTTAAGTCCCAGATAAAAGTAACAATTGCTAAAAtcaaaaaaatgatttcatgtaAGTCATGTAACgtaaaggcaaaataaagggaaagtaattgataataaaactgtatttcaatatataaatgcTTAGGAATAGACATACAAGAAGAAGCAATAAAGTCATCAGTAACATAATATACAGAGAATTATATTGGTGACTCAATTATCACCAGTAACTGCTGTTGTTAACATGATTTTTTGAAACAGGTACAGTTCTTTGTCaagttttaacaaaataaagtagaatcCTCCCTCACCAATCTCATGGTTGTATTCTTAGAAAATACAGTGTATGTTAAAAtgctactaaaaaatgaaaaatggagtTGGGTTTAAGGCTCAGGTAAcgaagttttgtgtttttttttgttttttttttaatgttcaacaGAACATTTAAGAATTGTGACATATGGAGCAATTCTTTGTTGTGCTAAAACTTCGTATGTGCTGGAGGACATAAAACTTCTATGGTCCCTGCCCACTAATTGCCAGCAGTACCTCCAATCATTTCTAAACCATTGCTCCAAGCCAATCAGTGAAttcagtcactcccacccccaccaacaaCTGGTTCATCAATCTAGGCTTCACTGTCCAGGCATGGCCTCGGTTGGCACGAGAATAGGTAACATGATATAATGTCAGCCAATGAAATGTAGAGGAAGGTTGCTGGGGGCCTGGCAGGAAGTTTCCtaagagaaaaacacaggaaagagtttctttttctcttcatggtTACAAATGGATGTGAGGCCTGGAAATGCTAAACTCATCTCAGAACCAGCTGGAGGATGAAGTCAACAAGCAGAAGGGCAGAGCCAGAAGCACAGGAGAACTGAGGTAAATCTGGATTGTCACTCTTGGGGTCTACTCTACCTCTAGACTTCCAGTTATATAAATCAGTAATTTCCTATGGTTTAAACCATTTTCAATTTGGATTTGGTTTCCAGCAGCTGAAAGCACTTTAATACATACATGAACAACTTCATAAGACAAAGAATAAGGGctggttgggaaaaaaaaaaaaaaaagctgaaccaAAACAACAGTAACAGGTGAATATTGTTCCTGGACTTCTATATCAAGTATATACcagttatgcttttttttttttttaacctgtggtAAACGAGCCTGCATGCTCTTATGTGAAGGAGCTACAGCATTCGTGACTGGTTCTCCTGTCAGTGGCAGGCATACTGTGGAAGAATGACCAACATGGTTCACACACACAGCCTGTTAGaaatgtgaaaggtaaaaagCTGtttcatgggaaaagaaaaaatatagctaCAGGTGAAAAAGTAATGCTGTCACCATGTGTATTAAAGAGTTCTATACAACACAGGAGGCACTGTGGACAGACAGGATAGTAACATGGGTTAAGCTCCTGCTTTCGTGAAGCTTGTaatcagagacaaaaaaaaaaaagtatggtaaCTGATGAGGAAATAAGAGGCAGAGCAGTGGACTGTCAAGGTTAACCAGGGAAGGTCTTCTGAACATGCCCCAGTTAGACCTTTAATTTTAAAGGTTGGTAATACTGAGAGGATGTGGGAAATGGTGCATAACACGAGGAGGAAAAGTTACATATTTAGGAACGTGGGTGGAAAATTTAGTAACGTATAGCTATGATGGCAGCAGGCAGGGTTCTAGATGACTCCACTGTCAAGGGCATGACAGACAGTGGggcagatgaaaaaaagaaacttgtattTGGGGATACAGCTTCAGCTTGGAATCCCTGTTCCATTCTGTCTTCTCTGTCGACTTTGGACCAGTTAACAACCCCCCATGTGTCAGTTTTCTCACTTTAGAAAATGGGATAATATAGCTTGGCTTGGGGTACCTACTTATGGCATGAGATGAGACATGTCACGTAAAATATGCAATAGGTACCTGATCATGGTAGTTATTATCACTCTTGAATCCACAAGCAATTCACCCAATTTAGTTTCAGAGCACTTACAAGGCAAACATATGTGAGATTCTATATACCTGTTATATCAGgtttgaaaaaaactttttttaaacagGCAATTGCAACCTATTAAAAAGAGCCCTAAACTGAAAGAGAATAATGACACACTAAGAAAATGGGTTGTGATTAAGAGacttataaatacatttattggtAGTATTACTGAATGCTGAATGCAaagattaaaatacaaagaaaccagcacttaaaatctttaaaaaatgcagtatctttACATAAATGTTAACCAATTCTGCTTCTCAATCTAGATTTACAAACAGGAAACGAATTCCAAAGCTTTCATTCTGAATATACTGATTTTGGGTTCTAGTGTTCTCCATTCTAACACTGTCTTTTATTTTGCTGTGTTTTACCAAGTATGACTTACTTTGTTTCTATCCTAAAAACAAGACTCTGTAAGCTGATCCTGAAGCAGTCAGTTAAATCAGGAATTTTTAAACAGCTCTTTAAGAGAGGATAAAGCTACATGAAAGAAAATGCCTCAAtcctacatatataaatacaagagaaaatatCAAGAAGCAACAAGAATCACAGAAATGCCAATCCTATTCTATAGTTTCTACTTCTAGCAACAATTCAATTAACAGTAGCTTAGATGactttgttctaaaaaataaaaccattagtTCTTTCACTACGATTTTATGACTATACTCCATGAATAATTATCAACTcttcatatactttttaaaaactcaagaataTGATTTACACATAACAGAATCATTAACAAAGGAGGCCTTCAAACACACTGTTGAAAGCTGCAATATAGTTTCAGGACCAGATTTCAATTTACATAATATTACCATTTGTAAAGAGTTTATGGCACCCAGTACAGTAGTGCTCAGCACTGTTACCTCAAAAATGCTCCATCCGTTCTTGCATCAGAGAATTACTGACACAGATGGGACTGTTATGACAATTCTAACAGGGCCTCTAAACAGGGCTGCATGTAAAATAATTATGAACTGTGATACAATTGTGACAATACAGCTAGCCTATAGAACTGAATTTTTCACTATAATAATAGACTACAGAATTACAGTGACAATGACAGATGTCAGAATTATCTTTCCCTGATAACTATTGAGTAGAAAGAGTTTTCTGACTGTATTTTTGAGGAACAGGAGACCTTTGACATAAACACTAGGGGAAACTGAAAAGTGAACAAAATGAACTCGTTCTTTTTTCACAGATATTAACAACAGGCAAAGCagtttacaaaaaagaaaaccaaaattatcctataaacaaataaatacaagatCAAATCAatcatttttgaagaaaatatagctCATTTTCAAAAGTTCTGTTTGGTTTGTAACTAGACtcgaaaatattaaaatcaaccAAACAGATTCCCACAATATTGATTTGCTATACAGGACGTGAAAAAAGCACTTCAAGTTTTAAGCTTCATGTTTCATTCTTTCCCCTattcccagaaaagaaaaaggaaaagaaaaaaggggctcttgcaaaaataaacaaaacccaaaaccggCCAGctaacaaaaagtaaaatcatataagAAAACCTTTCTCATTTTGAACACTTCACTTTAGTTGGTCCCACATTAGGGGAAAATTTCCATAGTAAGGACTCTCCtcatctcttctttatctatcATTCTTCAGTTACCTCCACGTTGTCATCAAACAAGGCTTTATGAAGGCTTTCCTAACAAGTTGGGCTGAGTCAGAGGTAGCTTTAGGATGAAGTATACTTGACTATGATATGTGGTTAGTTCAAATGAACATGTTGTTTGAAAAGGATTTCAATAcataaaaatgcacaaagaaaaacatatagCCCTCACTGCCTTGCACTAAGAGAAAACTTGAGAAACTCAGAGCAAACAGTAGAAGCCAGGAAAGAGGCATTGACCTCACCCCCATGAGCTTGTTTAATGCACCAGTTCAGGTTGGTTCTCCACGAAGGGGAGCACCCCGCTCACATAGTAGGCAATGCCAAGAGACAGCAAAGCGATGACAAAGATCAAGAGCAACACCCTCCAGAAGCCCAGATCCTCGACAAACTCCTGCCATGTGGTTCGGAAGCTGGACAGGACTCCTTCCCCTTGCTGCAGGTTGGGGTTGAGGAGAGAATGGCTTTCCATGGCGCTGTGAATggagcagagaaaaaggaaaggggcATGAACAACACATTCCACCCATTTCAGAAAGATGCAACAGCAACAGACTTACTCAGAAAAGACAAGCCGCCATacttataagaagaaaactgatCTATGTGCCCTCCCATACATTCATGTACTGAAGTATGCATCTGTGTGTATCTGGACAATCTACTTTCAACTATAAATTCAGCCCTGATGATtatgtttcttggtttatatCCAGCAGAGTCAGAGTTAAACATCCTCTTCTAATGAAAAAGTCTGAAGCAGAAGTCTTGACTGTAGGTCAAATGAGTGGTTTCAAACTCATAGTACCTAAGTAACCAAATTTTGGTTACTTTAAATTTAGAAGAATTTGAAACAAAGATTCATAATTTGAGAATGCATATtgatgaaaataagcaaaaatgggtaaatctaaaatagatttttagattCACTTTTATACAGTGTGTGAATCTTAAGGTTTAAAGGAATTTTCACTTAGTTCAGTTACTTGACCAATGAAGGAATTCCTTCTTTTAACTGTAATCCTCTAAAAATGGACACTTAGCTCAGTCTGTTGCACATATGAACAGGCCTAGTCATTAGGAATTCTTCCTAATAGCTTCCTCCAGCTGGTTGTAGTTATATCttgtacaaaaatacaaaataagtttattttgctTCTGCATAAAGGCTGAATCTAGTTGAAAATAAGGCAATACAAGTTCCATAAAAACAATGATTCTTGATTCTGGTTTTCAGAACTCTATCAACGAGAAATATGACCCCTACAAGTAGAAACCACGATATCTGACTTTGGTATTTGGAAGGCCACATTTTGATGAATTCAAAGCTCTGAGGGATTAGCACCCACAATTATGTCACAACACACAGGTCCAATAACGGGTTCATTTAGATGAAAGCCACAATGACCATAATCATATGCATCAACTATCTATTGCTTATAAAAGGTCATTTACCACCCTTCCTAAATCACTTCTCTTCATATTCTTCCAACCATCTGGCATAgaacaataaaaacagaataaaacactCTCTTACAGTCTGGTTCACCATGCAAAAACTAGCATTTTTATTTAACCTACAACTTAACTTTACTTCTTGACACTTAACCAGAGGTCCTTCAGCATTTACTGGTATTAGAGGTCTTCTCTAGTCATAGGAAGTGGGCTTCCTAATGCGGCACTCTCCTTGACATCCAAActtttctttgtatattaaaatatataatgtgtgtgtgcaaTATTTTTTTGTACATGTGTCATCTACACTGCTTTGACATGCTATAgccacaaatttaaaaataattaaatttaggaTATATGGGGgagtgggaaaatatttttcatcatcttGATTTATAGGACCTTAAGTTATGCTATATCTCAGAGAATCCTAAGGGTGATAGAAAATACTAAGTATACTCAAAACTTGCTTTATGTTCTGCTAATCATCACATAGCTTTGCCACAATGCCACGTGCTAGCCAATCCCACTAAGCTTTATTCCTCTTTTCTATTagtataattcacatataaaattcatgttgtacaattcagtggtttctaTATTGACAAAGTTATACAACCATCTCCactgattttagaacattttaatcacATCTATAATAAACTCTGTACCTTTTAGCCATCACTTCCCATTGCCCCTTCCACAAGCCCCTGGCaaacactaatctactttctttttGCTGATTCTGAACATTTCGTATAAacagaattatacaatatgtggcttttttgACCAGCTTCTTTTATGGAGCATGCTTTTAAAGCTCATCCATAGCACATATATGTCATAGCacatatcagtagttcattcctttttatggtggAATATTCCACTAGATGCACAgatgacattttgtttatccacttatcAGGTGATGGACTTTTGGGTAGTTTCCACctttgggctattataaataatacttccatgaacattcatgtacaagtttttgcatgaacccatgttttcaattttcttgggtACATACCTaaagtggaattattgggtcatataGTAACTGTGTAGCTTTTTgagaactgccagactgttttccaaagcagctactctatgttcccaccagcaatgtatgagggttccagtttcttcacatcttccCCAATACTTGTTGTTGCTccatctttttgattatagccattctactGGTATGACGTGGTAACTTGCTATGGCTTTGCTCTGCATTTGCCTAATGACCAATGATGTTGTCTgtaagttttttaatttaaacctcAACCACCACATATCTACCATGATACTGAGCGGCAGGAGTAAGATACGGCAACTAGGTAGTATGAGTATTAgtagttcaatttttttaagaactgaaTTTACACAATGCtataaataatacaaatctgTGAAAGAAGCAGGagtaaatatttcatatagaGCAGCTCAGATGACTATTTCTATTGCTTAGTAACTAATCACAACCTAGGcaaaagaaagttaaaagtaTATTTCTGATAAGGAGGTGCCAAGAAACTGGCTATTAACAAAATATAGCAAGAGAGGTGCTAAAAACATACTAAGCAAAAACACGTTCTTGGACGTTTTTCATGATAAAGAAGCTTAAagtattcatgaaaataaatttcaagtagTCTTGGAAGAATATGATCTTTTACAAATAATAGAAAACTCAATGCTGTCATATTGCTTCTGGCATCTGTCAATCCAGAGTACATGGATGACAGCAAGGGGCTTGTCAATGTATCTTAGACATCTTGATTATTTTATCTACTTGTCAGCTCTCAATCATACGTCACAAGCAGCATGCACTGTTCTACAAGTAAAACTCTAATTTCTTTGGACAGTAGTAAGTTCTTGAAAGTATCTAAACAGACAGTCCTAAGTGTGAGAGTGGAGTTCACGGTTCCCAAAGAGTACGCCAGCCAGCacatgaagaggaaggaaagcaatCACTGGTACAATGGAATCAAATTAAGGGTCAACTATAAAAAATAGAGAGGATTTCAATTAGAGCTCACAGAAACCAGGATCCCAACAGTCGGAATGGACTATATGATCTTATTTCTAAGTCCTGATCAGTCAAGCTCCTGGGTCAACAGCTGATGAAGGCCCTTGAAATATATTCCACTGAAAATTTTGAGAGGAAACAATAGTAGGTTGATCATCCTTCCTACCTTGTAGTTTGTGGAAGGCTGAAACTCCATGGCAGCCAACAGACTCCATGCTAGCACAACTCAGTCTGACCTATGCACTTGACCTGGTGAGCCAGTGGGGCCAGGAGGAAAGACAGTTTGTCACCTTTTCAGAGCTCCCTGAACTGTGTTGTAAACTGCTCCTACATGAGAAATGAGATACTGAAGGCCCTATCCATTGCTACATCTTAGCTTCAGTTACTGATAGGAGCCCAAATGTCATTTGTTCCAACTCATGGGAAAGTTACTTTCACTTTCACATTACTGAACTGTGTGtttagtcttcatttctcttcttgttttacttttccccAGCACTCCACTTGCCTGCCTTTCAAATGGCCTTTCTGGTCTTCTAATGTTGTCCAAGTTCCTAGCCTTActtatctttctccttttctgaagTCCATTCTGTTTGTGACCTGCACTTAAAATTCTCAAACTTTTGTGTCCTTCCCTCATATTCAGCTCTTAACCACCTCTTGTCCCTGGTGCTGACAATACTGCAGGCTTCCTTGCACAAGGGAAGACAGAACAGTACATGCATGTGGGCACGTAGTACTTTCTGTTAATAGCCTCTCAATTGTAATCTGGAGCCATACGGGCCTATATAAAGTTCAAAGAAAGTGTATCAAAGCTCCGTACttgaaagcaaataaatagaaagctcACAGAGTTGTCATAAAAGATCCAAGGACTTAAAGTGACTTGccccttaaaaaattaaattgttaagTACCTTTCACTCTCAGCTGTCTGCATGGTCTCCAGTTTTGAGTGAGCTCCTCTGTTAAATCCTTTCACCTCCTGTTCTTCCAAAGATTCTAGCAATCGGATGACATCTTTATTCACTCCTCTGCGCTTTGCCAGAACCAAGGGTGTAGCACCTTGATGGTTGCTAAAAAAGTTCATAAATATAAAGAGGTCATTATACACCTGGATTATATTGTTAGTACCCATTTGTGTAGATCTCAGTGATAAAGGCATGGGCTGAATTGACTCAAAGCCCAGAGCAGAACCAATGACTGAATTGGAACTTGAATTCTGAAttaacctatttttttccttatagggaaaaaggaaagaaaacacagaggcaAAAGAGTAAATAGctgagaataaataaaagaaaaagagggcaatttcttaaaaattggaaaattctagATTCTAGATTCATTCTTAtctgacatttacattttatggCAATAgagcatacatatttttaaggattaaaaataaataaaagcccaaaGCAACTAAATAAGCTACTTTGATTCACCTAGCTATTTAACACTAATAAGAGAAGATAGCCAAACAGCAGTGAGTCCCATAGCCAATTCCCACCACATCTATCCATTACATCTGCCGTCTTTTTCAGATTTAGGTATAGTATAGAACCAATAATCAAGGCAACATATAAGTGCAGTTTAAAGGTCAAGCTCAGTTTTAAAGATGGTCTGAAACCTTTTCCACTCTAGAGACAAGGTATCACTAAAACACTACTTCTTGAAACTACTCACTATAAAAAGGActctgagacccagagaggttatgAAGCTAGCATGGTATATTACATGATAGAAGACTAACAATTTGGAATCAGACAG
This Canis lupus dingo isolate Sandy chromosome 13, ASM325472v2, whole genome shotgun sequence DNA region includes the following protein-coding sequences:
- the ANKRD46 gene encoding ankyrin repeat domain-containing protein 46, which produces MSYVFVNDSSQTNVPLLQACIDGDFNYSKRLLESGFDPNIRDSRGRTGLHLAAARGNVDICQLLHKFGADLLATDYQGNTALHLCGHVDTIQFLVSNGLKIDICNHQGATPLVLAKRRGVNKDVIRLLESLEEQEVKGFNRGAHSKLETMQTAESESAMESHSLLNPNLQQGEGVLSSFRTTWQEFVEDLGFWRVLLLIFVIALLSLGIAYYVSGVLPFVENQPELVH